The proteins below are encoded in one region of Oncorhynchus tshawytscha isolate Ot180627B linkage group LG04, Otsh_v2.0, whole genome shotgun sequence:
- the LOC112249143 gene encoding pro-adrenomedullin: MKLILQSFLYGCLLATIAQSVAGFQLEISPELKKRLSIWMQSRLRRDLNSFSAERIAESVQFVSPEDVRDTMIPHSSTDISVRTKRSKNSVNQAWRPGCSLGTCTVHDLAHRIHQLNNKLKIGSAPIDKISPHGYGRRRRSLPERRATLRLEGGRLRPVWGNADSHVHKLEELLRRT; this comes from the exons ATGAAACTGATCCTGCAGTCTTTCCTCTACGGCTGTCTGCTGGCCACCATTGCACAGAGTGTGGCTGGATTCCAACTTGAAATTAGCCCAGAGCTCAAAAAGAG GTTAAGCATATGGATGCAGAGCAGATTGAGACGAGATCTAAACAGTTTTTCTGCAGAGAGGATAGCAGAGTCTGTACAGTTTGTCAGCCCAGAAGACGTCAGGGACACCATGATTCCTCATTCCAG caCTGACATCAGTGTCCGAACCAAGAGGTCCAAAAATTCAGTGAACCAGGCCTGGAGACCGGGCTGCTCTCTGGGCACCTGCACTGTGCATGACCTGGCCCACCGCATCCACCAGCTCAACAACAAGCTAAAGATTGGTAGTGCACCCATCGACAAGATCAGCCCACACGGCTACGGCCGGAGGCGTCGTTCCCTCCCTGAGCGCAGGGCCACACTGAGGCTGGAGGGAGGCAGGCTGAGGCCTGTGTGGGGCAACGCAGACTCACACGTTCACAAGCTGGAGGAGCTGCTCAGACGGACATGA